Within the Leptolyngbya sp. CCY15150 genome, the region GATTCGAGATATTACCACCAGCATCCGCACCACAGTCGTCCTTTGGCTACTCACTGCTCTAATTTACCCCATGCTAATTTTCGCGATTGGACAGGGCTTCTTTCCCACCCAAGCCAATGGCAGTCTGATCACCAACGACCAGGGGCAAATTATCGGCTCGGCCCTGATTGGACAAACCTTTAGCAGTGACGAGTATTTTTGGAGTCGCCCCAGTGCAATTGACTATAGCCAAGGTGAAGATGCTGCCCCCACTGGCATATCTGGGGCTAGTAACTTGGCACCTAGCAATGCGGCGCTACTGGAGCGCATTCAGTCTGAAGCCGAGCGCCTCCAAGCTGCTGGAATAGAGCCTACTGCGGATCTCTTGTATTCCTCTGGTTCAGGACTAGACCCTCATATTTCACCCGCTAGTGCGTTCAACCAACTCGATCGGATCGCTGCCGTTCGCAACCTTGCACCTGACAATCTACAAACTCTCATTGAACAACATACCGAAGGTCGTTTCTTAGGTATCTTTG harbors:
- the kdpC gene encoding K(+)-transporting ATPase subunit C, encoding MIRDITTSIRTTVVLWLLTALIYPMLIFAIGQGFFPTQANGSLITNDQGQIIGSALIGQTFSSDEYFWSRPSAIDYSQGEDAAPTGISGASNLAPSNAALLERIQSEAERLQAAGIEPTADLLYSSGSGLDPHISPASAFNQLDRIAAVRNLAPDNLQTLIEQHTEGRFLGIFGEPAVNTVTLNLALDQL